Proteins co-encoded in one Sebastes fasciatus isolate fSebFas1 chromosome 11, fSebFas1.pri, whole genome shotgun sequence genomic window:
- the LOC141776832 gene encoding profilin-2-like, with protein sequence MSWQSYVENLMADGSCQDSAIVGYTDAKYVWAAHAGGTFNNITPQEIDILIGKDRETFYTGGLTLGSKKCSVLRDNLHDDMDWTMDVRTKSGGGEPTYNVSVGRAGKVLVLVMGKEGVHGGGLNKKAFAMTKYLRDSGF encoded by the exons ATGTCTTGGCAAAGCTACGTGGAGAACCTGATGGCCGATGGCAGCTGTCAGGATAGCGCCATTGTTGGATATACGGACGCCAAATATGTTTGGGCAGCACATGCCGGTGGTACCTTCAACAATATCACG ccTCAAGAAATTGACATACTTATCGGTAAGGACAGGGAGACCTTTTACACTGGCGGTCTCACTCTGGGCTCAAAGAAGTGTTCAGTCCTCAGAGACAACCTCCATGATGACATGGACTGGACAATGGATGTGAGGACAAAGAGCGGAGGAGGAGAACCTACATACAATGTCTCTGTGGGAAGAGCTGGAAAAG TTTTGGTTCTGGTAATGGGCAAAGAAGGGGTCCATGGAGGCGGATTGAATAAGAAGGCTTTCGCGATGACAAAATACTTGAGGGATTCAGggttttaa